GATCGTCGGTGGCGGGATCGCCAATACTTTCCTCGCGGCTGCCGGGTACCCGGTGGGCAAGTCGCTGCATGAAGCGGATCTGATCGACACCGCCAAGACCATCGCCGCGAAGGTAAGCGTGCCGCTGCCAGTCGACGTGGTGGTAGCCAAGGCGTTTGCCGAGGATGCCGAGGCGATCGTCAAATCGGTCAACGACGTCGCCGAAGACGACATGATTCTGGATATCGGTCCGAAGACTGCAGCTCAGTTTGCCGAACTGCTCAAATCTTCCGGCACCATTCTGTGGAATGGCCCGGTGGGCGTGTTCGAATTCGACCAGTTCGGCGGCGGCACCAAGGCCCTTGCTCTGGCAATCGCCGAAAGCCCGGCCTTTTCCATCGCCGGTGGTGGCGACACCCTGGCAGCAATCGACAAATATGGCGTTGCTGACCGCATCTCCTATATTTCCACTGGTGGCGGTGCCTTCCTCGAGTTCGTCGAAGGCAAGGTGCTGCCGGCGGTCGAGGTGCTGGAGGAGCGTGCAGCCAAGGGCAGCGTCGACCTGTAACAGCCAGGCGGCGCCGAGCCGTCCTGTTGTACGCCTGCTGCCGACGCGGCAGGCTTTACTCTTTTTGCACTACGTTCGGGAGAACATTAAATGGCACTTATCAGCTTGCGCCAGTTGCTGGACCACGCCGCCGAGTACAGCTACGGCGTGCCGGCCTTCAACGTCAACAACCTGGAACAGATGCGCGCCATCATGGAAGCCGCTGACAAGACCGACTCTCCGGTGATCGTCCAGGCTTCTGCCGGTGCGCGTAAATATGCCGGCGCTCCGTTCCTGCGCCACCTGATTCTGGCAGCAGTGGAAGAGTGGCCACACGTCCCGGTTGTCATGCACCAGGATCACGGTACCAGTCCTGCAGTGTGCCAGCGCTCAATCCAGCTGGGCTTCTCCTCGGTGATGATGGACGGCTCGCTGGGTGAAGACGGCAAGACGCCGACCAGCTACGAATACAACGTCGACGTCACCCGTCGCACTGTCGAGATCGCGCACGCTTGCGGTATTTCGGTCGAAGGCGAACTCGGCTGCCTGGGTAGCCTCGAAACTGGCATGGCCGGCGAAGAAGACGGTATCGGTGCAGAAGGCGTGCTCGACCACACCCAGCTGCTGACCGACCCGGAAGAAGCGGCTGACTTCGTCAAGCAGACCGGTGTCGACGCGTTGGCGATCGCTATCGGTACCAGCCACGGCGCCTACAAGTTCACCAAGCCACCGACAGGCGACACGCTGTCGATTCAGCGCATCAAGGAAATCCACAAGCGCATCCCCGATACGCATCTGGTCATGCACGGTTCTTCGTCGGTGCCGCAGGAGTGGCTGGCGATCATCAACGAGTACGGCGGCCAGATCAACGAGACCTACGGCGTGCCGGTGGAAGAAATCGTCGAGGGGATCAAGCACGGCGTGCGCAAGGTGAACATTGATACCGACCTGCGTCTGGCTTCGACCGGTGCGATCCGTCAGTTCATGGCCAAGAACCCCAGCGAGTTCGATCCGCGCAAGTACCTGGCCAAGACCGTCGACGCCATGCGCGACATTTGTATCGCCCGCTACGAAGCCTTCGGCACCGCCGGCAACGCTTCGAAGATCAAGCCAATCAGCCTGGAAGCCATGTCCACGCGCTACAGCAATGGCGAGCTGAATCCGAAGGTCAACTGATAGGAAGAGGCGGGGGCGGCAGCTCCCGCCATGCTAGGAGCGTTTGTTGATGCACGAGTCCGACGAAGCCGATGATGCCTTCGCTCACCAGAAGCTGGTCGAGGCTGTAGAAAATCAGCTGAAAGCTAACCAGCCGGAAGCCGCCCAGGCGACGTTGAACATGTTGACGCTGGTTGGCTACAGTCGCGAAGACAGCCTCGACCTGATGGCTCAGGTACTTGCTCACAGCATCAGCCTCATGTTGGAAAAGGACGAGCCGTTCGATCTCGCCGGTTACGAGCAGGCGTTGCGGCGCCTGCCGGAACTGCCGGGGGCGCAGGCCTGACCAGCCCGCGCGCGGCATCCGACTATCACAGGAAGAACCTATGTCAGTGCTGTCCGTCGTTCGAATCATTCTGGTGTTTTTGCTCGCCGTACTGATCGCGGTTGTGCTGGGCACCATCGTTCAGACTCAGATCAATCTTGCCGACCTGCAGGCAATTGATACCCCCATTTCCTTCGATGAACGCCTGAGGACCACCGGGCGGGATCTGCTGAGCTTCACTCCGCTGATGACTATTCTGGTGGGTGCGAGTTTCCTCTGTGCACTGCCGGTAGCGGAGCTCGCCAGCCGTATACTCAAGCCCATGCGCGTGTTGGTGTATTTCCTCGCTGGCGCGGTGGGAATCTGGGTCGCTTTCCAGGCCGTTGACTGGTACGCGCCACCGCCGGTGTTCATTGCGGCCACCCGCGATTGGCCGGGTACGCTGGCGATCATGGCTGCGGTCGGAATCGGCAGCGCCCTGTTCGGCCTGATTACACGTCCGAAAACGCGCCGCGGTCTGCGCGTGCTGGGTTAACCGTTGATCAAGAGAGATGTTGCCATGTCTGCAAAGCGCAACGCGTTGCTGGTCGCTGTCGGGCTCGGTCTGAGTCTGGGTATCCACGCGGCCGGATACCAGACCGAGGTCGTTGCCGAGGGTCTGGATCATCCCTGGTCGCTGGCGTTTCTGCCTGATGGTCGCATGCTGGTCACCGAGCGTGCCGGTCGGCTACGCGTCATCGACGAGGCCGGCAATCTGCGTGAGGAACCCGTGGACGGTCTGCCCGACATATTCAACCAGAGCCAGGCCGGCCTGTTCGAGGTGGCGCTGGATCCACAGTACGACGAAACCGGTCGGCTGTTCATCAGCTACGCCTGCGGTACGGAGAGCGCCAATCATACCTGCCTGATCAGTGCCCGCTTGCAGGACAACCGGCTCACTGAGGTGACCGAGATATTCAGAGTCAAGCCGGCAAAGGAAGGTGGAGCACACTACGGTGGGCGTATCGCATTTCTTCCCGACAACACGCTGGTGTTGGGGCTGGGAGACGGCTTCACCTATCGCGAACAGGCGCAGAACAAAGAGAACCATCTTGGCTCGATCGTCCGGTTGAAGCGTGATGGTAGTGCGCCGCAGGACAATCCCTTCGTCGATGAGCCGGGAGCTCAACCCGAGATCTTCAGCATCGGTAATCGCAATGTTCAGGGCATCGTCTACGATCAGGCCAATCAGCGCATCGTTGCCCATGAACACGGACCGCGTGGTGGGGATGAGATCAACATCATCGAGCCCGGCAAGAATTACGGTTGGCCGAAGGTGACTCACGGCGTGGACTACAGCGGCGCCGTCATCAGCCCTCATGAACAGATGGAAGGGATGGAGGATCCGATCGTGATGTGGAAGCCATCGATCGCGCCGTCCGGGATGACCCTGTACCGCGGCGGCATGTTCCCCGAGTGGGATGGCGATTTCCTGGTTTCCGCGCTGGCTGCGCGGGAGGTTCGGCGAGTGCGCCTGGACGGCCGTGAAGAGGTTGAGCAGGAATCGTTGTTCAAAGAGCTGGGCGAGCGTTTTCGCGACGTGCGCACCGGCCCGGACGGCGCCATCTTCCTCCTCACCGATGCCGAAGAAGGCCAGGTGATTCGCGTCTACCGCGAGTAAGCCTGCAACTCAAACCACGGCTTCGCTAAAAAAACTCACGCCATGTCGCCCGCTACGCTTGCGGGTGTACATGGCCATGTCGGCCTGGCGTAACAGCAGTGCCATATCCGGCTCGGCCGAACGCGTCAGCGCGACGCCGATGCTGGCACCCACGGAGATGCTGGTGCCCTCCAGTTCGATCGGCATGCTCAAGCCATCGAGGAAGCGTTCGGCTATGTAGTGCGCCTGCTCGCGCCCGGTAATCCCCTCGGCAATCAGGACGAACTCGTCTCCCCCCAATCGCGCAATGAAATCCGCGTCGCGTGCCAGCGCCTTGAGCCGGCCGGCTATGCAGCGCAGCACCCTGTCACCGGTTTCGTGTCCCAGCTGATCATTGATCTGCTTGAAGCCGTCCAGATCGACGAGCATCGCCGCAAGGTATTCGTGGCGTCGCTGCGTGCGCCGCAGAGCCAGATCCAGATGACGTTCCAGTGAGTTGCGGTTGGCCAGTCCGGTGAGCGGATCGTGCATCGCCATGGACTCCAGGCGAGCGTTGGCTTCGGCGAGTTCGGTGGTGCGTTCGCGGACGCGCTGCTCGAGTTCGAGTTCATGCTGGCGCAAGGTCTCGACCAGCTCGCTCTGCACATCCAGAGCGCGCTGCTGTGCCAGCTGGGTCTGCTCCTTGAGCGTATTGAGCCTTGCTGCTAGCGCAAATGACAGCAACAACAATTCCAGCGCCGAGCCGAGATACATCGCGTAGGTAGTGAACAGGTTGGAGGGCAGCAGGCTGAAATTGCGCAGGGCCAGAAGCATCACGCCGCCGATCAGCACGCACCACGCGAGCAGGAAAATGCGCGCGCCGGGGATCGCCAGCCGCGCCGCCTGGATCAGGCACCCCATCATCACCAGCGCGCCGGTCAGCCCGACCAGTGACATCGCGGGAATAACCCAGCGCACCGGAAACACCAGGCTCGCCAGCGTCAGCAACATGCAGCTCCAGGCCACAACATGCGTAACGCGATCCCAGCGCGGTAGCCA
The nucleotide sequence above comes from Halopseudomonas xinjiangensis. Encoded proteins:
- the fba gene encoding class II fructose-bisphosphate aldolase (catalyzes the reversible aldol condensation of dihydroxyacetonephosphate and glyceraldehyde 3-phosphate in the Calvin cycle, glycolysis, and/or gluconeogenesis), with translation MALISLRQLLDHAAEYSYGVPAFNVNNLEQMRAIMEAADKTDSPVIVQASAGARKYAGAPFLRHLILAAVEEWPHVPVVMHQDHGTSPAVCQRSIQLGFSSVMMDGSLGEDGKTPTSYEYNVDVTRRTVEIAHACGISVEGELGCLGSLETGMAGEEDGIGAEGVLDHTQLLTDPEEAADFVKQTGVDALAIAIGTSHGAYKFTKPPTGDTLSIQRIKEIHKRIPDTHLVMHGSSSVPQEWLAIINEYGGQINETYGVPVEEIVEGIKHGVRKVNIDTDLRLASTGAIRQFMAKNPSEFDPRKYLAKTVDAMRDICIARYEAFGTAGNASKIKPISLEAMSTRYSNGELNPKVN
- a CDS encoding PQQ-dependent sugar dehydrogenase, which produces MSAKRNALLVAVGLGLSLGIHAAGYQTEVVAEGLDHPWSLAFLPDGRMLVTERAGRLRVIDEAGNLREEPVDGLPDIFNQSQAGLFEVALDPQYDETGRLFISYACGTESANHTCLISARLQDNRLTEVTEIFRVKPAKEGGAHYGGRIAFLPDNTLVLGLGDGFTYREQAQNKENHLGSIVRLKRDGSAPQDNPFVDEPGAQPEIFSIGNRNVQGIVYDQANQRIVAHEHGPRGGDEINIIEPGKNYGWPKVTHGVDYSGAVISPHEQMEGMEDPIVMWKPSIAPSGMTLYRGGMFPEWDGDFLVSALAAREVRRVRLDGREEVEQESLFKELGERFRDVRTGPDGAIFLLTDAEEGQVIRVYRE
- a CDS encoding diguanylate cyclase encodes the protein MSSVWSAASPAEPKVLELDEQQQIDLHRYLAYATSPRETRFEDLEQNSAVWRPASSHNDLNFGYSQDAVWLKLRLRSRADQPTSWRLHFSYSSLDRLELYDGVEPPPLAGDTVRLSQRQAKTRDPVFHLTLAPGEERTLHIRAISDGSLTLSARMWAAADYAGFNEASTALITLYLGMLLALAAYNLLLLTVLRERAYLLYVCFVISFGLGALAFTGMGARYVWPEAGPWGNRLLPFALCLSATIGTLFVRQFLNTAAWLPRWDRVTHVVAWSCMLLTLASLVFPVRWVIPAMSLVGLTGALVMMGCLIQAARLAIPGARIFLLAWCVLIGGVMLLALRNFSLLPSNLFTTYAMYLGSALELLLLSFALAARLNTLKEQTQLAQQRALDVQSELVETLRQHELELEQRVRERTTELAEANARLESMAMHDPLTGLANRNSLERHLDLALRRTQRRHEYLAAMLVDLDGFKQINDQLGHETGDRVLRCIAGRLKALARDADFIARLGGDEFVLIAEGITGREQAHYIAERFLDGLSMPIELEGTSISVGASIGVALTRSAEPDMALLLRQADMAMYTRKRSGRHGVSFFSEAVV